The Ziziphus jujuba cultivar Dongzao chromosome 7, ASM3175591v1 genome includes a region encoding these proteins:
- the LOC132804451 gene encoding putative receptor like protein 25, producing MLTGEISPLYCTLTSLDVLSMSDNMLSGTIPRCLENSTSLLVLNLKNNSLHGIIPEICKNGGNLEMIDLSYNQLQGHLPQSLSNCMILQVLAVSNNQLNDVFPSWLGSLPELRLLTLRHIWFHSIIGKPKNDMQFPKLQVIDLSYNNFTGELPSGYIFSWNSMKAINVKSTGVTFMYSQLDYNVSGNNPGVLFYPYGITITFQGVERYYIIIQDMFAAIDLSCNRFEGEIPILMGNLKALHSLNLSNNMLTGYIPSSLENLKDLESLDISQNNLSGVIPQQLSQLWFLSIFNVSYNNLPGSIPQGNQFNAFDNTLFEGNPKLCGAPLSKKCVNSQFMPQPTSAFKKDDDSESPLQLDWKFVLAGYISGLVVGIVLSDFVIMRRHGWLVKIKRTRKRRRRH from the coding sequence atgCTAACGGGAGAAATTTCACCACTCTACTGTACTCTGACTTCTCTGGATGTTCTTTCTATGTCAGATAACATGTTGAGCGGCACAATTCCACGATGTTTGGAAAATTCTACTTCTCTATTGGTATTGAATCTGAAAAACAACTCTCTTCATGGCATCATTCCTGAAATATgcaaaaatggaggaaatttgGAAATGATTGATCTGAGTTACAATCAATTGCAGGGACATCTACCACAATCATTGTCCAATTGTATGATACTTCAAGTTCTAGCTGTCTCAAACAATCAATTGAATGATGTTTTCCCTTCTTGGTTGGGATCTCTTCCTGAGTTACGATTGCTAACTCTGCGTCATATTTGGTTCCACAGTATCATTGGAAAACCCAAAAACGATATGCAGTTTCCCAAGTTGCAAGTCATTGATCTATCTTACAACAATTTCACAGGTGAGTTGCCATCTGGATACATCTtctcttggaattccatgaaaGCTATCAATGTCAAAAGCACTGGTGTAACATTTATGTATTCTCAATTGGATTATAATGTTTCGGGTAATAATCCTGGGGTTTTATTTTACCCTTATGGAATCACGATAACATTCCAAGGGGTAGAGAGATACTACATAATCATCCAAGACATGTTTGCTGCCATCGATCTTTCATGCAATAGATTTGAAGGGGAGATTCCCATATTGATGGGGAACCTAAAGGCACTTCACTCGCTCAATCTTTCCAACAACATGCTCACTGGTTACATTCCGTCATCTTTGGAAAACTTGAAGGACCTTGAATCGTTAGACATTTCTCAAAACAATCTCTCCGGTGTAATCCCCCAACAATTGTCACAGCTCTGGTTTCTTTCCATCTTTAATGTCTCTTACAACAATCTTCCAGGGTCTATACCTCAGGGTAACCAATTTAATGCATTTGACAATACTTTGTTTGAGGGGAACCCAAAATTGTGCGGTGCTCCATTATCAAAGAAATGTGTAAATTCACAGTTCATGCCACAACCAACTTCAGCTTTTAAAAAAGATGATGATTCAGAGTCTCCACTCCAATTAGATTGGAAATTTGTGTTGGCGGGATACATTAGTGGACTGGTTGTTGGAATAGTTCTTAGTGACTTTGTGATCATGAGGAGACACGGATGGTTGGTGAAGATAAAAAGGACaaggaagaggaggaggaggcaTTGA